The proteins below are encoded in one region of Ascaphus truei isolate aAscTru1 chromosome 10, aAscTru1.hap1, whole genome shotgun sequence:
- the ACOT11 gene encoding acyl-coenzyme A thioesterase 11 isoform X2, with protein MADCSEGPRNPTEVRMSQMVLPYHANHCGQLSSGQLLKWIDTAACLSAERHAGCSCVTASMDDIYFEHTISVGQVVNLKAKVNRAFNSSMEVGIQVTSEDLYTGNEWKVCHAYATFVAQAQGSGKVKLSPLTPLTEDEELEHSIAAERRRMRLVHTDTIKELLTKSTVQDERRHEDGENGEVLAEKTRVESVELVLPPHANHQGNTFGGQIMAWMENVATIAASSSAASSSDAAPSGGLEVSESANDAERERSTRSGDVASCGNASPARDISRGGLHEAAAHGNGERLGRRRAQPKQMMAPSVQERRDVGTTQSALMKWPPSKKRATDAWIIGDSHVHWAEKRAIKYPYGRNLGLGMKQAKIFWWGRRGLLWGELLSRVLALAKVRRPPLILFIHAGGNDLAVVHSIKLINAIKKDLAHILALWPGIQIIWSDIICRKVWKGASVDRARIKVNTMVGTFVTQCGGWVICHPEFNHKTVDFFQSDGEHLSDVGIDLFNNQLQEEVQRVLAKLAVKA; from the exons ATGGCGGACTGCTCCGAGGGGCCGCGAAATCCCACAGAGGTGCGAATGAGTCAGATGGTGCTGCCATATCACGCCAACCACTGTGGTCAGCTCAGCTCTGGACAGCTGCTCAAATGGATCGACACAGCGGCCTGCCTGTCTG CTGAGAGGCACGCTGGCTGTTCCTGTGTCACAGCTTCAATGGACGACATCTATTTTGAGCACACAATCAG tgTGGGACAAGTTGTTAACTTAAAAGCAAAAGTGAACCGAGCGTTTAACTCCAGTATGGAG GTTGGGATCCAGGTGACCTCTGAGGATCTGTACACTGGAAATGAATGGAAAGTGTGCCATGCGTATGCAACATTTGTAGCACAAGCACAAGGCAGCGGGAAG GTGAAGCTCAGTCCTCTCACGCCACTCACTGAAGATGAGGAGTTGGAGCACAGCATTGCTGCTGAGCGACGTCGTATGAGACTGGTCCATACTGACACCATCAAGGAACTTCTCACCAAGAGCACCGTGCAAGATG AACGGCGCCACGAGGACGGAGAGAACGGGGAGGTCTTGGCAGAGAAGACTCGGGTGGAGAGTGTGGAGTTGGTCCTGCCCCCTCACGCCAACCACCAAGGCAACACCTTTGGGGGGCAGATCATGGCCTGGATGGAGAATGTTGCCACAATAGCTGCCAG TAGCAGTGCGGCTTCCAGCAGCGATGCAGCCCCCAGCGGAGGCCTGGAAGTGTCAGAATCGGCAAACGACGCAGAGAGAGAACGCAGCACAAGGAGCGGGGACGTTGCTTCGTGCGGCAACGCTTCCCCGGCGCGGGACATCTCGAGAGGTGGGCTGCATGAAGCGGCCGCCCATGGCAACGGAGAACGGCTAGGACGTCGGCGGGCTCAGCCTAAGCAGATGATGGCACCATCAGTACAGGAGAGGAGGGATGTTGGTACAACACAGAGTGCCCTGATGAAGTGGCCGCCCTCAAAGAAGCGGGCTACTG acgcATGGATCATCGGGGATTCACACGtccactgggcagagaagcgagcGATCAAATATCCGTACGGGAGAAATCTTGGGCTGGGCATGAAGCAGGCGAAGATCTTCTGGTGGGGACGGagggggctgctgtggggggaaTTGCTCTCACGGGTATTGGCCTTGGCCAAAGTCAGAAGACCACCGCTGATCCTTTTCATTCATGCCGGGGGCAATGACCTGGCAGTGGTACACTCCATCAAGCTGATCAACGCAATAAAGAAAGACCTGGCTCACATCCTCGCCCTTTGGCCGGGAATTCAGATTATTTGGTCGGATATAATCTGCAGGAAAGTGTGGAAGGGCGCGTCGGTCGATCGAGCACgcataaaagtaaatacaatggtAGGGACCTTTGtaacgcagtgtgggggatgggtgatctgccaccCAGAATTCAATCACAAGACAGTCGACTTCTTTCAATCTGACGGCGAACACTTGTCAGATGTTGGTATTGATTTGTTTAACAATCAGTTGCAGGAGGAGGTGCAGAGGGTCCTCGCGAAGCTGGCGGTAAAGGCCTAG
- the ACOT11 gene encoding acyl-coenzyme A thioesterase 11 isoform X3, whose translation MADCSEGPRNPTEVRMSQMVLPYHANHCGQLSSGQLLKWIDTAACLSAERHAGCSCVTASMDDIYFEHTISVGQVVNLKAKVNRAFNSSMEVGIQVTSEDLYTGNEWKVCHAYATFVAQAQGSGKVKLSPLTPLTEDEELEHSIAAERRRMRLVHTDTIKELLTKSTVQDERRHEDGENGEVLAEKTRVESVELVLPPHANHQGNTFGGQIMAWMENVATIAASSAASSSDAAPSGGLEVSESANDAERERSTRSGDVASCGNASPARDISRGGLHEAAAHGNGERLGRRRAQPKQMMAPSVQERRDVGTTQSALMKWPPSKKRATDAWIIGDSHVHWAEKRAIKYPYGRNLGLGMKQAKIFWWGRRGLLWGELLSRVLALAKVRRPPLILFIHAGGNDLAVVHSIKLINAIKKDLAHILALWPGIQIIWSDIICRKVWKGASVDRARIKVNTMVGTFVTQCGGWVICHPEFNHKTVDFFQSDGEHLSDVGIDLFNNQLQEEVQRVLAKLAVKA comes from the exons ATGGCGGACTGCTCCGAGGGGCCGCGAAATCCCACAGAGGTGCGAATGAGTCAGATGGTGCTGCCATATCACGCCAACCACTGTGGTCAGCTCAGCTCTGGACAGCTGCTCAAATGGATCGACACAGCGGCCTGCCTGTCTG CTGAGAGGCACGCTGGCTGTTCCTGTGTCACAGCTTCAATGGACGACATCTATTTTGAGCACACAATCAG tgTGGGACAAGTTGTTAACTTAAAAGCAAAAGTGAACCGAGCGTTTAACTCCAGTATGGAG GTTGGGATCCAGGTGACCTCTGAGGATCTGTACACTGGAAATGAATGGAAAGTGTGCCATGCGTATGCAACATTTGTAGCACAAGCACAAGGCAGCGGGAAG GTGAAGCTCAGTCCTCTCACGCCACTCACTGAAGATGAGGAGTTGGAGCACAGCATTGCTGCTGAGCGACGTCGTATGAGACTGGTCCATACTGACACCATCAAGGAACTTCTCACCAAGAGCACCGTGCAAGATG AACGGCGCCACGAGGACGGAGAGAACGGGGAGGTCTTGGCAGAGAAGACTCGGGTGGAGAGTGTGGAGTTGGTCCTGCCCCCTCACGCCAACCACCAAGGCAACACCTTTGGGGGGCAGATCATGGCCTGGATGGAGAATGTTGCCACAATAGCTGCCAG CAGTGCGGCTTCCAGCAGCGATGCAGCCCCCAGCGGAGGCCTGGAAGTGTCAGAATCGGCAAACGACGCAGAGAGAGAACGCAGCACAAGGAGCGGGGACGTTGCTTCGTGCGGCAACGCTTCCCCGGCGCGGGACATCTCGAGAGGTGGGCTGCATGAAGCGGCCGCCCATGGCAACGGAGAACGGCTAGGACGTCGGCGGGCTCAGCCTAAGCAGATGATGGCACCATCAGTACAGGAGAGGAGGGATGTTGGTACAACACAGAGTGCCCTGATGAAGTGGCCGCCCTCAAAGAAGCGGGCTACTG acgcATGGATCATCGGGGATTCACACGtccactgggcagagaagcgagcGATCAAATATCCGTACGGGAGAAATCTTGGGCTGGGCATGAAGCAGGCGAAGATCTTCTGGTGGGGACGGagggggctgctgtggggggaaTTGCTCTCACGGGTATTGGCCTTGGCCAAAGTCAGAAGACCACCGCTGATCCTTTTCATTCATGCCGGGGGCAATGACCTGGCAGTGGTACACTCCATCAAGCTGATCAACGCAATAAAGAAAGACCTGGCTCACATCCTCGCCCTTTGGCCGGGAATTCAGATTATTTGGTCGGATATAATCTGCAGGAAAGTGTGGAAGGGCGCGTCGGTCGATCGAGCACgcataaaagtaaatacaatggtAGGGACCTTTGtaacgcagtgtgggggatgggtgatctgccaccCAGAATTCAATCACAAGACAGTCGACTTCTTTCAATCTGACGGCGAACACTTGTCAGATGTTGGTATTGATTTGTTTAACAATCAGTTGCAGGAGGAGGTGCAGAGGGTCCTCGCGAAGCTGGCGGTAAAGGCCTAG